The following are encoded together in the Trichomycterus rosablanca isolate fTriRos1 chromosome 19, fTriRos1.hap1, whole genome shotgun sequence genome:
- the fam43b gene encoding protein FAM43B, whose product MLPWKRSKFVLVEDDSKSKAKSLSTGLAYQSLLSSLLRSCPDLLPECPFHWLSAIFHSKRQKVELNKEEPTYSVRYLGSVVTVLAKGEGCTHDAVAKIWASSNYGEQSAKMKLSVGPYGIHMGARRKPVHLYTLNRITYCTADPHQPKIFAWVYRHQVRHKAVVLRCHAVLLAKAEKARAIALSLYQNSVSAFSEFKRLKRQSDFRHRKQELLGEDIMPMMPLRKLLNGQCHYRPPFDRPGNSNCLFSITEEEEEEEEEQKNNKEEVITGPEPTNVELECAENELGYILDGLDGFSITIRDDIHMTLSTLV is encoded by the coding sequence ATGCTGCCCTGGAAGAGAAGCAAGTTTGTGCTCGTGGAGGACGATTCCAAGAGCAAAGCCAAAAGCCTGAGTACGGGACTCGCCTACCAGTCACTTCTTTCCTCGCTTCTGCGTTCGTGCCCTGACCTGCTACCGGAATGTCCGTTTCACTGGCTCTCTGCCATTTTCCACAGCAAGCGCCAAAAGGTGGAGCTGAACAAAGAGGAGCCCACATACAGTGTCCGTTACCTGGGAAGTGTGGTGACTGTGCTTGCCAAAGGCGAGGGCTGCACACATGATGCTGTTGCCAAGATCTGGGCATCGAGCAACTACGGTGAGCAGAGTGCCAAGATGAAGCTCAGTGTAGGGCCATATGGTATCCACATGGGTGCTCGAAGGAAGCCAGTCCACCTGTACACGCTGAACCGCATCACCTATTGCACAGCtgaccctcatcaacccaagaTCTTCGCCTGGGTCTACCGACATCAGGTCAGACACAAAGCAGTGGTTTTGCGATGTCATGCTGTGCTTCTTGCCAAGGCGGAGAAGGCCAGGGCGATTGCTCTCAGTCTCTACCAGAACTCAGTTTCAGCCTTCAGTGAGTTTAAAAGGCTGAAGCGCCAGAGTGACTTTCGACACAGAAAACAAGAGTTGCTTGGAGAGGATATAATGCCGATGATGCCATTGCGCAAGCTGCTGAATGGCCAGTGTCACTATCGACCACCATTCGACAGACCTGGCAATTCCAACTGCCTCTTTTCTATCacagaggaggaagaggaggaggaggaagagcagAAAAATAACAAAGAGGAAGTAATCACAGGTCCTGAGCCAACAAATGTAGAGTTGgaatgtgctgagaatgagctgGGATACATTCTTGATGGACTTGATGGATTTTCCATTACAATCAGAGATGACATACATATGACACTCAGTACACTGGTGTGA